The following proteins are encoded in a genomic region of Clostridia bacterium:
- a CDS encoding extracellular solute-binding protein gives MKISNLKRILSALLLAAMVISLCACSPTEATGTGSGSDGAAAASGNGSGDMRMVGTVRTTYDDYLKANPDYKLVYADPIEANLAAAVFSMDTVFVPVEDEQEQPEAEAQPEAEAQPEAEAQQPEAEAQPDQTAAPDEAEAQPEEGPAAFTSEDFELVNGYEGREGNIIVWKNAEGRLDVKFNVAQAGRYAIWFDYFALSDEARNVELELYLNGKKTFSQAERINMTRLWHNENDTIEQDVRGNDLNPSQVAYKAWIKGPVRDNEGLYDAPFTFCFDAGENTLTIIGARAQFAIAGISLYNTPERVSYAEYSKNASPSENNYYELVQGELPSYTCDPALHPIYDRSSVNTLPADPILLKRNTMGSGNWASQGQYAVYTFNVPQEGWYKIAVRYRQNVARGLKTYRRVYINGEVPFAEADCMTFEYSDYWQKTVLGEIDNNEEPYWFHLNAGKNEVRIEAITGPTGVIIAELDDMVYEFNYIYRKIIMITGLDPDPYRDYHLESDIPTLLPTFTRLKEQCESIRERLIEIRGGSSSSEVASLTNMSVQLKSLLKDPETIPVRLSMFKDNISALAALSVKLKEQPLELDYLTATAKDVEEFVEDKGFFKNLSYKIKAYFATYVEDYNSVGSNAEGEDVLRVWVNLGRDQANLIKEMSDSDFTSKTGIRVKVSLVQQNLIQANIANDGPDVVLFVGGGDVVNLSAREALVDMSQFKSRELTGVNGEKYTVSSYEDVMQRFSKYAGEPYRFTDKTGHTGHYSIPITENFNMLFYRTDIFDELGLEPPKTWDEFYKVLTVLQNNNMQVGIPNGSDSAVDSGIFLTLLKQNGLSLYSDDLKKTNLDTTTALAVFKQWTGFYSQYSMPQRYDLYTRFRTGEMPMGFAGYTFVNQLNYAAPELKGLWQMTTIPGTVMEDGTVNNIDSGGGAGALIYQRAVKRGVADAAWAYIDWFTSEDAQAKYGFDIETLLGAAGRYDTANRAAAERLPWSAKEWKVLKEQWDNMFINPVVIGDYYYSRNITFAFRNVVIYSKNPREMLLSYNKEINAEITTKRKEFGLEVDEK, from the coding sequence TTGAAGATCTCAAACCTCAAGCGGATATTATCTGCGCTGCTGCTCGCGGCAATGGTGATATCGCTCTGCGCCTGCAGTCCGACTGAGGCTACGGGCACGGGGAGCGGCTCCGACGGCGCTGCCGCTGCTTCCGGCAACGGGAGCGGCGATATGCGTATGGTCGGAACCGTCCGCACGACCTACGACGACTATCTGAAGGCGAACCCGGACTATAAGCTCGTCTACGCCGATCCGATAGAAGCCAACCTGGCGGCCGCCGTCTTTTCGATGGACACCGTTTTCGTGCCCGTTGAGGACGAGCAGGAGCAGCCCGAAGCCGAAGCGCAGCCCGAAGCCGAAGCGCAGCCGGAAGCCGAAGCGCAGCAGCCGGAAGCCGAAGCGCAGCCGGATCAGACCGCCGCGCCCGACGAAGCCGAAGCGCAGCCGGAGGAAGGCCCCGCCGCCTTCACCTCCGAGGACTTCGAGCTTGTCAACGGCTACGAGGGCAGGGAAGGCAACATAATCGTATGGAAAAACGCCGAGGGCCGCCTTGACGTTAAGTTCAACGTCGCTCAGGCCGGCCGCTACGCGATCTGGTTCGACTACTTCGCGCTGTCCGACGAAGCCCGCAACGTTGAGCTCGAGCTTTACCTTAACGGCAAAAAGACCTTCTCTCAGGCGGAGCGTATCAACATGACGCGCCTCTGGCACAATGAGAACGACACGATAGAGCAGGACGTCCGCGGCAACGACCTGAACCCGTCTCAGGTCGCCTACAAGGCGTGGATAAAAGGGCCGGTCCGCGATAACGAAGGACTTTACGACGCGCCCTTCACCTTCTGCTTTGACGCCGGCGAAAACACGCTGACGATCATCGGCGCGAGAGCGCAGTTCGCGATCGCGGGCATCAGCCTTTACAACACGCCCGAGCGCGTTTCCTACGCCGAATATTCCAAGAACGCCTCCCCGAGCGAAAATAACTACTACGAGCTGGTGCAGGGCGAACTGCCGTCCTACACCTGCGACCCGGCGCTCCACCCGATCTACGACCGCTCCAGCGTCAACACGCTGCCCGCCGATCCGATACTGCTCAAGAGAAACACGATGGGCAGCGGCAACTGGGCGTCTCAGGGACAGTACGCCGTATACACCTTTAACGTACCGCAGGAAGGCTGGTACAAGATCGCCGTCCGCTACAGACAGAACGTCGCCCGCGGACTTAAGACCTACCGCCGCGTCTATATCAACGGCGAAGTACCCTTCGCCGAAGCCGACTGCATGACCTTCGAGTATTCCGACTACTGGCAGAAGACGGTGCTCGGCGAGATCGACAACAACGAGGAGCCCTACTGGTTCCATCTTAACGCCGGCAAAAACGAAGTCCGCATAGAGGCGATAACCGGTCCGACCGGAGTCATAATCGCCGAGCTGGACGATATGGTCTACGAGTTCAACTACATATACAGAAAGATCATCATGATAACCGGACTCGATCCGGACCCCTACCGCGACTATCACCTCGAATCCGATATCCCGACGCTGCTGCCGACCTTTACCCGTCTGAAGGAGCAGTGCGAGAGCATCAGAGAACGACTGATCGAGATCCGCGGCGGTTCGTCCTCCTCCGAGGTCGCGTCGCTGACGAACATGAGCGTTCAGCTCAAGAGCCTGCTGAAGGATCCCGAGACTATTCCGGTCCGACTCTCGATGTTCAAGGATAACATTTCCGCCCTCGCGGCGCTCTCCGTCAAGCTGAAGGAGCAGCCGCTGGAGCTCGACTACCTGACCGCCACCGCCAAGGACGTCGAAGAGTTCGTCGAGGACAAGGGCTTCTTCAAGAACCTCAGCTATAAGATCAAGGCTTACTTCGCCACCTACGTCGAGGACTACAACTCCGTCGGCTCCAACGCCGAGGGCGAGGACGTTCTCCGCGTATGGGTAAACCTCGGACGCGATCAGGCGAACCTCATCAAGGAGATGAGCGACTCCGACTTCACCTCGAAGACGGGCATTCGCGTCAAGGTCAGTCTTGTTCAGCAGAACCTCATCCAGGCGAATATCGCGAACGACGGACCTGACGTTGTCCTCTTCGTCGGCGGCGGCGACGTCGTCAACCTGTCCGCCCGTGAAGCGCTGGTGGATATGTCGCAGTTCAAGAGCCGCGAGCTGACCGGAGTCAACGGCGAGAAGTACACCGTCAGCAGCTACGAGGACGTCATGCAGCGCTTCTCGAAGTACGCCGGCGAGCCCTACAGATTCACCGACAAGACAGGTCACACCGGCCACTATTCGATCCCGATAACCGAAAACTTCAATATGCTCTTCTACCGCACCGACATCTTCGATGAGCTCGGGCTCGAGCCGCCGAAGACCTGGGACGAGTTCTACAAAGTCCTGACGGTGCTGCAGAACAACAATATGCAGGTCGGTATCCCGAACGGCAGCGACAGCGCCGTCGACAGCGGTATCTTCCTGACGCTGCTGAAGCAGAACGGCCTGAGCCTTTACAGCGACGACCTGAAGAAGACCAATCTCGATACGACCACCGCCCTCGCGGTGTTCAAGCAGTGGACCGGCTTCTACTCGCAGTACAGTATGCCGCAGCGCTACGACCTCTACACACGTTTCAGAACGGGCGAAATGCCGATGGGCTTCGCGGGTTACACCTTCGTCAACCAGCTGAACTACGCGGCGCCCGAGCTGAAGGGTCTGTGGCAGATGACTACGATCCCCGGCACCGTTATGGAGGACGGCACGGTCAACAACATCGATTCCGGCGGCGGCGCGGGCGCTCTTATCTATCAGCGCGCGGTCAAGCGCGGAGTCGCGGACGCGGCGTGGGCGTACATCGACTGGTTCACCAGCGAGGACGCGCAGGCGAAGTACGGCTTCGATATCGAGACCTTACTCGGCGCGGCCGGCCGTTACGACACGGCCAACAGAGCCGCCGCGGAACGCCTTCCCTGGAGCGCCAAGGAGTGGAAGGTGCTGAAAGAACAGTGGGACAACATGTTCATCAATCCCGTTGTCATCGGCGACTACTACTATTCGAGAAACATAACCTTCGCGTTCAGAAACGTCGTTATCTACTCGAAGAACCCGAGAGAGATGCTCCTGAGCTACAACAAGGAGATCAACGCGGAGATAACGACCAAACGCAAGGAATTCGGTCTGGAGGTGGATGAGAAATGA
- a CDS encoding sugar ABC transporter permease — MPVKRKLKPKEYIKLQGTLVARNWDKYVMLAPFFIIFTIFTVIPVAAAIVLSFTNYNMVQTPGFVGFDNYIRLLLSDTIFPKAIKNTLVFAVITGPLSYFACLMLAWFVNELGPKLRTLMTLMFYAPSISGSLYMIWSLIFSGDMYGWANGILMSWGLIDEPILWLSDPQYNLTIIMIVQVWASLGTGFLAFVAGFQNVDTSLYEAGAVDGVSNRWQELLHITLPSMGPQLLFGAVMQIASSFAAGDICVAFAGNPSTDYSAATILTHIYDVSGRYEMGYACAISTVLFVLMIFANVGVRKVLQKYL, encoded by the coding sequence ATGCCCGTCAAGCGCAAGCTGAAGCCGAAAGAATACATAAAGCTGCAGGGAACTCTCGTGGCGCGCAACTGGGATAAGTACGTTATGCTCGCCCCCTTCTTCATCATCTTCACGATCTTCACCGTCATTCCCGTCGCGGCGGCGATAGTCCTGAGCTTCACCAACTACAACATGGTGCAGACTCCCGGCTTCGTCGGATTCGACAACTACATCAGACTGCTGCTTTCGGATACGATCTTCCCGAAGGCGATAAAGAACACCCTTGTCTTCGCGGTCATCACCGGCCCGCTGAGCTACTTCGCCTGCCTTATGCTCGCGTGGTTCGTCAACGAGCTGGGCCCGAAGCTCCGCACGCTGATGACGCTTATGTTCTACGCGCCGAGTATCAGCGGCTCGCTGTATATGATCTGGAGCCTGATATTCTCCGGCGATATGTACGGCTGGGCGAACGGTATACTGATGAGCTGGGGATTGATAGACGAACCGATATTGTGGCTGAGCGACCCGCAGTACAACCTGACGATCATAATGATTGTTCAGGTATGGGCGAGTCTGGGCACCGGCTTCCTCGCGTTCGTCGCAGGCTTCCAGAACGTCGACACCTCGCTTTATGAAGCGGGCGCGGTCGACGGCGTCAGCAACCGCTGGCAGGAGCTTCTTCACATCACGCTCCCGTCGATGGGGCCGCAGCTGCTCTTCGGCGCGGTCATGCAGATAGCGTCCTCCTTCGCGGCCGGCGACATCTGCGTGGCGTTCGCGGGCAACCCGTCGACAGACTATTCGGCGGCGACGATACTGACGCATATCTACGACGTCAGCGGACGATACGAAATGGGCTACGCCTGCGCGATATCGACCGTGTTGTTTGTGCTGATGATCTTCGCCAACGTCGGAGTACGTAAGGTACTCCAGAAGTATCTGTAA
- a CDS encoding 30S ribosomal protein S1, translating to MIMTFLPEGRIGFRPGTRAELLRARDEKRICEGVALLCDRERNLVVDLGSMRGIIPRREGAWSPEGGVRDIAVISRVGKEVCFTVTGVVRDVDGSEYALLSRREAMKMCADEYLTGLRPGDVIDARVTRPDSFGAFADVGCGIVGLLPIDAISVSRIAHPAERFAAGMDIRAVVSGVSGGRVTLSHRELLGTWEENAALFEAGQTVAGTVRSVEKYGVFVELTPNLAGLAEPGAEVSAGDRVSVYIKSIIPEKMKVKLVLIDRLPRVESYRGFNYPDVTHISRWRYSPERCPKVIESVYD from the coding sequence ATGATAATGACGTTTTTACCGGAGGGGCGGATAGGCTTCCGCCCCGGCACAAGAGCCGAGCTGCTGCGCGCTCGTGATGAAAAGCGAATATGCGAGGGGGTGGCGCTGCTTTGCGACAGAGAACGCAACCTCGTCGTCGACCTCGGCTCCATGCGCGGGATCATCCCCCGCCGGGAGGGCGCGTGGTCGCCCGAGGGCGGAGTCAGGGATATCGCCGTGATCTCCCGCGTCGGCAAGGAGGTCTGCTTCACCGTTACCGGCGTCGTAAGAGACGTTGACGGCAGCGAATACGCGCTGCTCTCCCGACGCGAGGCGATGAAAATGTGCGCGGACGAATACCTCACCGGCCTGCGCCCGGGCGACGTCATCGACGCGCGCGTCACGCGCCCCGACAGCTTCGGCGCCTTCGCGGACGTCGGCTGCGGGATCGTCGGGCTGCTGCCCATTGACGCGATCTCCGTTTCGCGCATCGCGCATCCCGCGGAGCGCTTCGCCGCCGGCATGGATATCCGCGCCGTCGTCAGCGGCGTCAGCGGCGGACGCGTCACGCTTTCTCACCGCGAGCTGCTCGGAACGTGGGAGGAGAACGCCGCGCTCTTCGAGGCGGGGCAGACCGTGGCGGGAACGGTGCGTTCGGTGGAGAAATACGGCGTCTTCGTGGAGCTGACGCCCAATCTCGCCGGACTCGCGGAGCCCGGCGCGGAAGTCTCCGCCGGCGACCGCGTCTCGGTCTACATAAAAAGCATCATTCCCGAAAAAATGAAGGTCAAGCTCGTACTGATCGACCGCCTGCCGCGCGTCGAGTCTTATCGCGGCTTCAACTATCCCGACGTGACGCATATAAGCAGGTGGCGCTATTCGCCCGAAAGGTGCCCGAAGGTGATAGAGAGCGTCTACGACTGA
- a CDS encoding O-acetyl-ADP-ribose deacetylase: MPLFIVENDITRMKCDAIVNAANRSLLGGGGVDGAIHAAAGPELLAECRTLGGCETGGAKITGGYLLPAKRVIHTVGPVWRGGANGEEDLLRSCYRRSLALAEENGCETVAFPLISAGAYGYPKRAAFEVAVDEITAFLRGSEMTVYIVVYRREEALFDEAVTASVAEALRDSAEPEPVNAAEPRAREKRLFSPLAKRAAPRRRETEEYCDSAAGRFAMLAEPCGSAAPELENQLRDLDESFSQSLLRRIDEKGMTDVECYKRANVDRKLFSKIRGDAGYRPSKQTAVAFAIALRLSRAETDDLLMKAGFALSRSSKFDVIISYFIARGDYDVNRVNEALFAFDQPLLGC; encoded by the coding sequence ATGCCGCTTTTTATCGTTGAAAACGACATAACCCGAATGAAATGCGACGCGATAGTCAACGCCGCCAACCGCTCCCTGCTCGGAGGCGGCGGAGTCGACGGCGCGATACACGCCGCCGCGGGTCCGGAGCTGCTCGCCGAATGCAGAACGCTCGGCGGCTGCGAAACGGGCGGCGCGAAGATCACGGGCGGCTATTTGCTGCCCGCGAAGCGCGTCATACACACCGTCGGCCCCGTCTGGCGCGGAGGCGCGAACGGAGAGGAAGACCTGCTCCGCTCCTGCTACCGCCGCTCCCTCGCGCTCGCCGAGGAAAACGGCTGCGAGACCGTCGCCTTCCCGCTGATCTCCGCCGGCGCCTACGGCTACCCGAAGCGCGCGGCGTTCGAGGTCGCCGTCGACGAGATAACCGCCTTCCTGCGCGGGAGCGAAATGACGGTCTATATAGTCGTCTACCGCCGCGAGGAAGCGCTTTTTGACGAAGCGGTCACCGCGTCGGTGGCAGAGGCGCTGCGCGACAGCGCGGAGCCGGAGCCGGTGAACGCCGCCGAGCCGCGGGCGCGCGAAAAGCGGCTCTTCAGTCCGCTCGCGAAACGCGCCGCTCCGCGCAGGCGCGAAACGGAAGAGTACTGCGATTCCGCAGCGGGGCGTTTCGCCATGCTCGCCGAGCCGTGCGGCTCCGCGGCTCCGGAGCTGGAGAATCAGCTCCGCGATCTTGACGAGAGCTTTTCGCAGTCCCTGCTGCGCCGCATAGACGAAAAAGGCATGACCGACGTCGAATGCTACAAGCGCGCGAACGTCGACCGCAAGCTCTTCTCGAAAATACGCGGCGACGCGGGCTACCGCCCGAGCAAGCAGACCGCCGTCGCCTTCGCGATCGCGCTGCGCCTTAGCCGCGCCGAAACGGACGACCTGCTGATGAAAGCCGGCTTCGCCCTCTCGCGCAGCAGCAAGTTCGACGTGATAATCTCCTATTTCATCGCGCGCGGCGACTACGACGTCAACCGCGTCAACGAGGCGCTTTTCGCCTTCGACCAGCCGCTGCTCGGCTGCTGA
- a CDS encoding helix-turn-helix transcriptional regulator, with protein sequence MVAEDLVVITPKEKAMLCKALAKHMPKLRKLLRLSQKEFGLRAGVSVDRVSLIENGHFQMTWSQFTSFLFIFSLNKLTKEYFVENKLIDRRVLQYLEAKREAEEPEMSILITESMSSAFNALNMGDVIQRLKEQKQYQL encoded by the coding sequence ATGGTAGCAGAAGATCTGGTAGTCATAACCCCGAAAGAAAAAGCAATGCTCTGCAAAGCGCTCGCAAAGCATATGCCCAAGCTGAGAAAGCTCCTCAGACTGTCTCAGAAAGAATTCGGCCTTCGCGCCGGCGTATCCGTCGACCGCGTTTCTCTCATTGAGAACGGTCATTTCCAGATGACGTGGTCGCAGTTCACCTCCTTCCTGTTCATCTTCTCGCTGAACAAGCTGACCAAGGAGTACTTCGTTGAGAACAAGCTCATCGACCGCCGCGTGCTTCAGTATCTTGAAGCGAAGCGTGAGGCTGAGGAGCCCGAAATGAGCATCCTCATCACCGAGTCCATGAGTTCCGCGTTCAACGCGCTCAATATGGGCGACGTTATCCAGCGCCTGAAGGAGCAGAAGCAGTATCAGCTGTAA
- a CDS encoding VWA domain-containing protein: MKNNETKKNGNGKNENLTELVFILDRSGSMSGLEGDVVGGFNSLIKKQKAQEGDCFVTTVLFSNDCETLHDRVPLKDVPEMRESDFEVGGCTALIDAIGGTVEHIAKIHKYARPEDVPAHVVFAIMTDGMENASRRFSSAKVKAEIEKRRAQGWEFLFLGANIDAVETAGRFGIAAEKAVNYRSDNRGTGLAFTAFSKAMGAARKGEVCAEWRDELDADFEERK, encoded by the coding sequence ATGAAAAACAACGAAACTAAGAAAAACGGGAACGGAAAGAACGAAAACCTCACCGAGCTGGTTTTCATCCTCGACAGAAGCGGCTCCATGTCCGGTCTGGAGGGCGACGTCGTCGGCGGCTTCAACTCGCTGATCAAAAAGCAGAAGGCGCAGGAGGGCGACTGCTTCGTCACGACGGTGCTCTTCAGCAACGACTGCGAAACGCTGCACGACCGCGTTCCGCTGAAAGACGTGCCGGAGATGCGCGAAAGCGACTTCGAAGTCGGCGGCTGCACCGCCCTCATCGACGCCATCGGCGGGACCGTCGAGCATATCGCGAAGATCCACAAGTACGCCCGCCCCGAGGACGTGCCCGCGCACGTCGTATTCGCGATAATGACCGACGGCATGGAAAACGCGAGCCGCCGTTTCAGCTCCGCTAAGGTAAAAGCGGAGATCGAGAAGCGGAGAGCGCAGGGCTGGGAGTTCCTTTTCCTCGGCGCGAACATAGACGCCGTCGAAACCGCCGGCCGCTTCGGCATCGCCGCCGAGAAGGCGGTCAACTACCGTTCCGACAACCGCGGCACCGGATTGGCCTTCACGGCGTTCAGCAAGGCGATGGGCGCCGCACGCAAGGGCGAGGTCTGCGCGGAGTGGCGAGACGAGCTCGACGCGGACTTCGAAGAAAGAAAATAG
- a CDS encoding carbohydrate ABC transporter permease, with protein sequence MKARKKAIKARNRRVRAKRAGRHARSRAGNIAIFVLLLAFAAFFMLPFVFTLMQAFKPAEELFRYPPRLIPRNPTIDNFIVLGQLTNSLWVPLSRYITNSVMVSVTGTLLHVIVASMGAFVLAKYKFPGSKTFFTIIVYSLLFTGSVTAMPSFIVMNKLNLINTPLAIIIPAIGGSFGLFLMKQFMEQIHPSIIESATIDGAGTFKIFRSIVMPSVKPAWLTLIIFTFQGLWNNSGGTYIYDEAWKMLPTVLAQITASGIARSGAAAAASVIMIIPPLLVFILTQSNVIETMAYSGIKE encoded by the coding sequence ATGAAGGCGCGCAAAAAGGCGATAAAGGCGAGAAACCGCCGCGTCCGTGCGAAACGCGCGGGCAGGCACGCCAGAAGCCGCGCCGGCAATATCGCGATATTCGTGCTGCTGCTGGCGTTCGCCGCGTTCTTCATGCTCCCCTTCGTCTTCACGCTGATGCAGGCTTTCAAGCCCGCCGAGGAGCTGTTCCGTTACCCGCCGCGTCTGATCCCGAGAAACCCGACGATCGATAACTTCATCGTTCTCGGTCAGCTGACCAACTCGCTGTGGGTCCCGCTTTCCAGATACATCACCAACAGCGTCATGGTCTCCGTCACGGGTACGCTGCTTCACGTCATCGTCGCGTCGATGGGCGCGTTCGTGCTCGCGAAGTATAAGTTCCCGGGCTCCAAGACCTTCTTCACCATCATAGTTTATTCGCTGCTTTTCACCGGCTCCGTTACCGCGATGCCGTCGTTCATAGTAATGAATAAACTGAACCTGATCAACACACCGCTGGCGATAATCATACCCGCCATCGGCGGCTCCTTCGGACTCTTCCTCATGAAGCAGTTTATGGAGCAGATACATCCGTCCATTATCGAATCGGCGACGATCGACGGCGCGGGCACGTTCAAGATCTTCCGCAGCATCGTGATGCCCTCCGTCAAGCCGGCGTGGCTGACGCTGATAATCTTCACGTTCCAGGGGCTCTGGAACAACTCGGGCGGAACGTACATTTACGACGAGGCCTGGAAAATGCTTCCCACGGTGCTCGCCCAGATAACCGCGTCCGGAATCGCGCGTTCCGGCGCCGCGGCAGCCGCCTCGGTCATAATGATAATCCCGCCGCTGCTCGTCTTCATACTGACGCAGTCGAACGTTATCGAGACCATGGCGTATTCGGGCATAAAGGAGTAA
- a CDS encoding histidine phosphatase family protein — protein MRILVCRHGYPDYENDSLTERGVMEAELLSQRLAPLKPTDIYCSILGRAKLTAKPTVEKTGVEPVICDWLQEYPISANVFPEKDGDMSWLCPWAIGHEEWFDDEKSISPTKWLECDRCIGKKFPEHQHNIITHLDEIFATKGLVREGSFYRKTPEYEAHKDDVILIFCHYGAAMGILAALLPLSAVTLWNGFNIDPTGVTEFMPDKVDAERFIMRCIRLNDVSHFYGSGNEYTGAPREGWYLPREERDAPKV, from the coding sequence ATGAGAATACTCGTTTGCCGTCACGGCTATCCCGATTATGAAAACGATTCGCTGACCGAGCGCGGAGTCATGGAAGCGGAGCTGCTTTCGCAAAGGCTCGCGCCGCTGAAGCCCACGGACATATACTGCTCAATCCTCGGCAGGGCGAAGCTGACCGCGAAACCGACCGTTGAAAAGACAGGTGTCGAACCGGTCATCTGCGACTGGCTGCAGGAATACCCGATCTCCGCCAACGTCTTCCCCGAGAAGGACGGCGACATGAGCTGGCTCTGCCCCTGGGCGATCGGTCACGAGGAGTGGTTCGACGACGAGAAGTCGATCAGCCCGACGAAGTGGCTCGAATGCGACCGCTGCATAGGCAAGAAGTTCCCGGAGCATCAGCATAACATCATCACCCACCTCGACGAGATCTTCGCGACTAAGGGGCTCGTTCGCGAGGGCAGCTTTTACCGCAAGACGCCCGAATACGAGGCGCACAAGGACGACGTCATCCTCATCTTCTGCCATTACGGAGCCGCTATGGGCATACTCGCCGCCCTGCTCCCGCTCTCCGCAGTCACCCTCTGGAACGGCTTCAACATCGACCCGACCGGCGTTACGGAGTTTATGCCGGACAAGGTCGACGCCGAGCGCTTCATCATGCGCTGCATCAGGCTCAACGACGTCTCGCACTTCTACGGCAGCGGCAATGAATACACCGGCGCTCCGCGCGAGGGCTGGTACCTGCCGCGCGAGGAGAGGGACGCGCCGAAGGTGTAA